CACTACATTCCGGCCCGATGATTTCATGCACTTGCCGCTGCGCCGCAGCAGCGACTATCGGGACGACTCGCGCCGCATGCTCGAGTGGCTCGGTCGTCGTTGGCTATACAACATTCCCCGCTCGCAGCAGACCGAAGGTCTGCGTCCGCTGGGTCGCCTGGCAATGGTCGATCATGCAGACGAAATTTGGAAGTCGTTCCGCACATCGCTACAACGTTTAGCCCGCCCGATTCCGGGAAGTGACCAACCACAAACGCCCCGGGTCATTGTCGTGGCCGGTTCGGGCGGCGGTACCGGCAGCGGCATGGTCATCGATATTGTCGTTGGGCTGCAGCAGTTGTTCGACGAATTAAAACTCAATGCCAGTGACCTGAGTGTAGTCTTGGCCCACACCACGCCGCGCACCGCCGCGGGAGTGCAATTGGCCACGGCCAACACCTGCGCCTTGCTCGCCGAATGGCAGCATCAACTTCGCGCGGGTGGACAATTCCCCGGCGACCCGGCTTGCGGATTGACGCCGCGGACGATCGATCGTCCGCCGCGCACGCGCCTGATTCACATGGGAGAAGAACTCTCCAACGAAGATTTCGACACGGCCTGCGATTCGTTAGCCGATCTGATTGCACTCGAAGTTTCGACTCCTGTCGATAACTTTTTCCGCGCGACCGCAGCTGCCGATCTCGTAAAGAGTTCCGCTTCGACCCAGGCACAATTTCGTACATCGGGACTGGTGCGAGTAGGTTTCACGCGCGATGACCTTGCCGCCCGTGCGGTTCGCCACCTCTGCTTCTCGCTCGTCGAACGTTGGTTGGGAAAGCCGAAATCGCAAGAATCGATTCGTGCAAGCAGTGCCGCGAAATCGACGAATATCTTGCCCTCGCGGCAGACGCAATCAGGCACCGATTGCCGTATGAAAGAGGCGTTTCTCGATCTACAAGCCCAGAAGCAGGCAACTGCCTGGGGACTAGATACCGAAACGCTGATTAAACAATTGATCGAGTTTGCCGGCAGCCAGTTGGGTGGTAACCCCGACAGCTTCTTTCAAGAGTTGACGCAAACGCTGGCGAAAGAAGCAGGGACCGCCTCGCCCGTGCAACGCTGGCTGGCGACCACGACGGAACTGTTTGGCCCACGCACTTCGGAAGCAGTCGCCCCGGGACAAGAGAAAGGTGTTCCGGCCCTAGTGCAAGCCACCGAAGCTGCGTTGAAAGAACGAATCAACGCACTGAGCGCCACCCTTAAGGCTTGGCTGCTGCATTATCTGGATGATCCCCAGCATCGCCTCTACGCCTCGCAAAAATCTCTTGGCTGGTTTCAAGCCCACTGCCGCAGCATGCTCGATCAGCTGCGCGATGTGCGCCGCCGCATCGCGCAGGAAACTGGCTCGCTTGAGCAGTACCTCGTCGCGCTGCCAACCGATTGGAAGAAGGCCAAGGCCAGCGTAAAAAAAGCTCAAGGGCCGGATCCCGACCACGCTTTTCAACAGTTCTGCCGCCTTCGACTGCAAGACTTCGCTGCTCAACTGGCTGGTAAAATCGTTCAAGCGATGCAAGGGACGCTCAGCAGCGCCGGCGATCTGCTGGTCGATCTGCACCGCGAACTGCAGTTCCTCGCCTCCGTCTTCGATGACCAGGAAGAGTCCGGAGCAGTTCCTGCTACTCCCGCCTTACTCGGACAATTGCGCAAGCTGGTCTCCGATCAATTGAAAGCAGCCGATGCGGAACAATCGACAGCGCTCGACGATCAATTGACACGCACGGTATTGCTACCTGCCGGTGGCATGCTCTCTGCTTTAATTGGTGGTGGCGATGGCCGGACGCGATTACTCGCGCAGTTGGAACGCGACAGTCGCACGCTGGTGCTACGACAACTCGAATCGCTCGATATCGCCGCGGTGCTTGCCGAAGGGGCCGCCATCGATCCGCAACTTGCAGCCGATTGGCGAACGCTCGTCGAACAAGCGCAGCCTCGTTGGCAAGGGACTGCGGCTGAACGTCGGTTCCTTTGCGTGTTACCCGAGCGCTCACAAGCCTCGCGCGATCCGCAGCTGTGGCAGAAGAGTCTGCAATCGACTTCGTTCCGCGAAGCACCTGCGCTTGTCGATGCACCGGGAGCCGATCTATTGTTGTGTTTCGATCTCGGTCCTCTTACCACCAACGATGTCCTCGCGCAGTTGTTGCTTGAACGTCCCGATCTGGGCGAAGTGGCGGGACGATTGCACACGCGGGCCGATGTCTCGTGGCCGGAAATTGTTCCTGCTTAGTTCGCTAGCGGTGCTACTGCGAACCACTGCTATGAACTTTCGACCGCCTTGCGTGCGCGGCACGCAGCGATCACCATGCGTGATCTTGCGGCCAGCAGAGCTGGCTTGCGCGAAACTCTGCTAACGAATTCTCAGGAGACACGGATGGCTGCCTCTCCGCTGCGCGTCACGATCTGGAACGAATATATTCACGAGTTGACCGTCGATCAGGTCAGAGCGATTTATCCGCATGGATTGCACGCGGTCATTGCCGATGCGCTCGACGCCCGCTTCGGCAGTTCGATGGAAGTGCGCGTTGCCACGCTCGATGAACCGGAACATGGCCTGACTTACGCATCGCTGGCCGAAACCGACGTACTACTGTGGTGGGGACATGCCGCCCACGACCGCGTGAGCGACGAAGTAGTGCAGCGCGTGCACGATCGCGTCCTGCATGGCATGGGACTCATTGCCTTGCATTCAGCCCACGCGTCCAAGATTTTTCGCCGCTTGATGGGTACTAGTTGCATGCTCCGTTGGCGCGAAGCGGCGGAGAAAGAGCGGGTCTGGGT
Above is a window of Anatilimnocola aggregata DNA encoding:
- a CDS encoding ThuA domain-containing protein, translating into MAASPLRVTIWNEYIHELTVDQVRAIYPHGLHAVIADALDARFGSSMEVRVATLDEPEHGLTYASLAETDVLLWWGHAAHDRVSDEVVQRVHDRVLHGMGLIALHSAHASKIFRRLMGTSCMLRWREAAEKERVWVIDPGHPVVSGLRDEWFELSQSEMYGEHFDIPAPDELFLVSWFEGGEVFRSGCAWRRGKGKVIYLSPGHETFPIYHNPNIQQLIGNAVQYAAPTGSLYLGQGRNIVPSLSPIAARYFVDEGLHRSK
- a CDS encoding tubulin-like doman-containing protein, which gives rise to MPAVLRKASEPIPGYRLVQRVGAGGYGEVWTAEAPGGLIKAIKFVYGLLDEDRGSREMKALQRIKGVRHPFLLSIERIEIIDGQLIFVTELADNSLKDRFDQCRKEGRPGIPRDELLQHLRDTADALDYMNEHHTLQHLDVKPENLLLVGGRVKVADFGLVKDLHEAAASMMGGLTPIYAPPEVFEGRPTKFSDQYSLAIVYQEMLSGVLPFPGKTAAQLAAQHLNARPRMAALPEADQQVIGRSLSKNPNERFANCREMVAALNKATQQIVAARMTHARSELMNEMGRHITQGATQAHNAAPATHQPAAPETPLPPLSYATEAARTPDQMLASLDEASQQADSIQEDNRLVASADDLHVDLKQRLQTTDVPPPEFDVLNWSPQPTLLIGLGGIGGKVLGRLKQIFAETPHGAPLQTLVLDSDRRESLENCPSSPGTTFRPDDFMHLPLRRSSDYRDDSRRMLEWLGRRWLYNIPRSQQTEGLRPLGRLAMVDHADEIWKSFRTSLQRLARPIPGSDQPQTPRVIVVAGSGGGTGSGMVIDIVVGLQQLFDELKLNASDLSVVLAHTTPRTAAGVQLATANTCALLAEWQHQLRAGGQFPGDPACGLTPRTIDRPPRTRLIHMGEELSNEDFDTACDSLADLIALEVSTPVDNFFRATAAADLVKSSASTQAQFRTSGLVRVGFTRDDLAARAVRHLCFSLVERWLGKPKSQESIRASSAAKSTNILPSRQTQSGTDCRMKEAFLDLQAQKQATAWGLDTETLIKQLIEFAGSQLGGNPDSFFQELTQTLAKEAGTASPVQRWLATTTELFGPRTSEAVAPGQEKGVPALVQATEAALKERINALSATLKAWLLHYLDDPQHRLYASQKSLGWFQAHCRSMLDQLRDVRRRIAQETGSLEQYLVALPTDWKKAKASVKKAQGPDPDHAFQQFCRLRLQDFAAQLAGKIVQAMQGTLSSAGDLLVDLHRELQFLASVFDDQEESGAVPATPALLGQLRKLVSDQLKAADAEQSTALDDQLTRTVLLPAGGMLSALIGGGDGRTRLLAQLERDSRTLVLRQLESLDIAAVLAEGAAIDPQLAADWRTLVEQAQPRWQGTAAERRFLCVLPERSQASRDPQLWQKSLQSTSFREAPALVDAPGADLLLCFDLGPLTTNDVLAQLLLERPDLGEVAGRLHTRADVSWPEIVPA